The Lactuca sativa cultivar Salinas chromosome 2, Lsat_Salinas_v11, whole genome shotgun sequence genome includes a window with the following:
- the LOC111915963 gene encoding uncharacterized protein LOC111915963: MNTRGMFLLLVAMMVLATPSIAIRVFPLMPIVVPDPPPPPVRRIFPPMPIIVPDPPPPPMTVHEEDLEKPFADDEVIFDLGKYGEAVHLFENSLSPSNAPAPTPVPEPAHDHKHKHKHHHKHEHEEHHHKHEHRDHHHRHEHKEHPHHPHGSHHEPHALPLPPVSPPLTPAPAPAPYN, from the coding sequence ATGAATACCAGAGGCATGTTTCTTTTGCTTGTTGCAATGATGGTTCTCGCAACACCATCCATTGCCATAAGAGTCTTTCCCCTGATGCCAATAGTCGTTCCCGACCCACCGCCACCGCCTGTGCGAAGAATTTTTCCCCCGATGCCAATAATCGTTCCGGACCCTCCGCCACCGCCAATGACAGTTCATGAGGAAGATCTGGAAAAACCATTTGCTGATGACGAAGTGATCTTCGATCTAGGAAAATATGGTGAAGCTGTTCATCTCTTTGAGAATTCCCTTTCGCCATCAAATGCACCAGCACCTACTCCTGTCCCAGAACCTGCACATGATCACAAACACAAACATAAGCATCATCACAAGCATGAGCATGAAGAACACCATCACAAGCATGAACATAGGGATCATCATCACAGGCATGAGCATAAAGAGCATCCTCATCATCCACATGGTTCGCACCATGAGCCGCATGCATTGCCATTGCCACCAGTTTCTCCTCCGTTAACACCTGCACCTGCACCAGCACCATACAATTAA